Below is a genomic region from Fibrobacter sp. UWR2.
TATGGAATGTGGAATTTATACCGTAAAATCCATCATCTGGCGGGGTTCAAGTTGTTCAATACGATAGTTGTTTTGGTTACGATTTTTACCATTCTTCTTGTTGAGTTTGGACATACGGACTCCGCTCTGTTAAAATGTTTGACCTTATTTGTTAATTACAATCACCCTGTTAATAATCTTTCACACAACGGATAGGCAAAGCCCAACCACCCTTGAGTCCCCAATAAGATCTAGTATAATCACTACTTGACACCGAGAAATAATTTGCCGTTGTCGATGCTTTTTCTTGGGGAAGCCAATGATAGGCATAAAGTTCCCTATCCTTATACATTTTTTTTGAAAAATCATAAAAACCTGTGGGTAATAGGGAGAATCCAGAACGATTATCCGGCAAAAGATGACTATATGCCAAAGCGGCAGAACCAAACCTGTTGTAAAAACCAGTCCCTCCATTATTTAGTTCAACCAAGTCAAGCCATTCAGCCGCGCTCATAACATGCCAACCATCATCGCAAAGCCCTTGATGCTTGACAAACAAGGGCTGTTCTTCAGAATTCACATCAGATGGAAAAGAGAATGTGTTTGAACATTGTTCCGTTCCAAGAGAAACGCTATCACAGACCGACGGGAACTTCATCGCATTGCTCCAAGTATAGAACCCGCCAAAGCCGTGCTCGCAATACCATGGATCGTCATCAAAACAATACTTTGTTGAGTCAGACTGAGAATCTCCCCCAGTAATCATCTTACCGTAGTTCAGATTTTCGGCAAAAACTGTAATGGAATTTCGCCCATTAAGTTCATATTTTAAAGCAATGGTTACAGTCCTATACACTCTTCCGTCGCGGGAATCCCTATAGGAACCATATTCTATATCGGGGTTAAA
It encodes:
- a CDS encoding FISUMP domain-containing protein, with protein sequence GDNGMKCVKGLGFLWVAVLAAFFALSACDDSSSASDDNNEISAVESSSSTSTDKEKSSDSKTKQSSSSIEEQNLSSAERISSSSPQKGANDKSSSSGLKDEKKSSSSSFLEKNRCEPEEDGQTYKEAFTGIRYICTDGYWIEVSSSSAASSSSYFDTTKVFNPDIEYGSYRDSRDGRVYRTVTIALKYELNGRNSITVFAENLNYGKMITGGDSQSDSTKYCFDDDPWYCEHGFGGFYTWSNAMKFPSVCDSVSLGTEQCSNTFSFPSDVNSEEQPLFVKHQGLCDDGWHVMSAAEWLDLVELNNGGTGFYNRFGSAALAYSHLLPDNRSGFSLLPTGFYDFSKKMYKDRELYAYHWLPQEKASTTANYFSVSSSDYTRSYWGLKGGWALPIRCVKDY